The Candidatus Aegiribacteria sp. genome window below encodes:
- the folE gene encoding GTP cyclohydrolase I FolE: MMDLKKIEQGVKLILEGVGENPDREGLKETPYRVSRSMAELCRGMNPEEIKPVKTMSCKGQNELIIVKDISFSSMCEHHLLPFIGRCDVVYLPSNDRIAGLGSIVETVETMAARPTIQERLTTEIADRLMSELSAKGVMVVMEAEHMCLAIRGVKKRDSRIVTSAMRGYLKKLETRNEALSLIGRAIRII; the protein is encoded by the coding sequence ATGATGGATCTGAAGAAAATAGAGCAGGGAGTGAAGCTGATACTGGAGGGAGTGGGGGAGAACCCTGACAGAGAAGGTTTGAAAGAAACTCCATACCGTGTATCCAGATCAATGGCCGAACTGTGCCGGGGTATGAACCCTGAGGAAATAAAACCAGTCAAAACCATGTCCTGCAAAGGGCAGAACGAACTGATAATCGTTAAGGACATCAGTTTTTCTTCAATGTGTGAACATCATCTTCTTCCCTTTATAGGCAGATGTGATGTTGTCTATCTTCCGTCGAATGATAGAATTGCAGGTCTTGGATCAATCGTTGAAACTGTTGAAACGATGGCCGCAAGGCCTACAATTCAGGAGAGGCTTACAACCGAAATCGCGGATAGATTGATGAGCGAACTTTCCGCGAAGGGTGTCATGGTTGTCATGGAAGCGGAGCATATGTGTCTTGCTATTCGTGGCGTGAAGAAACGCGATTCAAGAATAGTCACATCGGCCATGCGTGGTTACCTTAAAAAGCTTGAAACGAGAAATGAGGCGCTTTCCCTTATTGGAAGGGCAATAAGAATTATCTGA
- the ftsH gene encoding ATP-dependent zinc metalloprotease FtsH, protein MWLLMALIAFTVFQLFDTGVDSIEIPYSGDSGLMDYINRDKVKSVVIETGGSINGEFTFPVIKDGVEYSSFTSFIPFENTGVLDSLAAHNVLVTAKPPNELLAQILSFIPFLLLIGFFIYFMRKAGGGSKAFSFGKSRAKLFSSDKPQITFEDVAGVNEAKDELLEVIEFLKKPEKFRRLGGKVPKGVILIGRPGTGKTLLAKAVAGEAKVPFYSMSGSDFVEMFVGVGASRVRDLFVQGKSKSPCIIFIDEIDAVGRHRGAGLGGGHDEREQTLNALLVEMDGFEENAGVIVMAATNRPDVLDPALLRPGRFDRRIVVSMPDVKGREAILKVHTRKMPVNEKVSLEKVARSTPGFSGADLESLANEAALRAARRGANKVEQEDFDYAIDRIILGLERKSIVISPDQKKCTAYHESGHAVVGIFVRESDPIHKVTIVPRGMAMGLTSFLPSDDRYTYTKRKLDSMLATLMGGRASEICFLDTLSTGAGNDLEKATELARKMVCEWGMSDELGPITHGESGDTIFLGREFNKTRDYSEHTARTIDSEIKRIVEEAYSIALEILNDNRDIVERIAEQLLEKETISSREISVLFQEIRPDMDPIPSLQSISEIRETADSAEDDSEKEEEVHKNDGSEENRAGSEADTGGSGGEP, encoded by the coding sequence ATGTGGCTGTTGATGGCTCTGATAGCGTTCACTGTATTTCAGCTTTTCGATACCGGCGTTGACAGTATCGAGATTCCCTATTCAGGTGATTCAGGTCTGATGGATTACATCAACCGGGACAAGGTGAAATCAGTCGTTATAGAAACAGGTGGATCAATAAACGGGGAATTCACTTTTCCCGTAATTAAGGACGGAGTTGAATACAGCAGCTTCACAAGCTTCATTCCTTTTGAGAACACAGGAGTACTTGATTCGCTGGCAGCTCATAATGTACTCGTAACCGCAAAACCGCCAAATGAACTGCTTGCTCAGATTCTGTCCTTCATTCCTTTCCTGCTTCTTATTGGTTTTTTCATCTATTTCATGAGAAAAGCTGGAGGAGGCAGTAAGGCCTTTTCGTTCGGCAAAAGCAGAGCAAAGCTGTTTTCCAGCGACAAGCCTCAGATTACCTTTGAAGATGTTGCCGGAGTGAATGAAGCAAAGGACGAACTGCTGGAAGTGATAGAATTCCTTAAAAAGCCTGAGAAGTTCCGCCGTCTGGGGGGGAAAGTTCCCAAGGGAGTGATTTTGATTGGAAGGCCTGGAACAGGTAAGACCCTCCTGGCAAAAGCGGTTGCGGGAGAAGCAAAAGTTCCGTTCTACTCCATGAGCGGCTCCGATTTTGTTGAGATGTTCGTTGGAGTAGGTGCAAGCAGGGTCAGAGATCTTTTCGTTCAGGGAAAATCCAAATCGCCATGCATTATTTTCATCGATGAAATCGATGCTGTTGGAAGACACAGAGGAGCCGGGCTCGGAGGGGGGCACGATGAAAGGGAACAAACTCTCAATGCCCTTCTTGTTGAGATGGACGGCTTCGAGGAAAATGCCGGAGTCATAGTTATGGCGGCCACCAACCGTCCCGATGTTCTTGACCCGGCACTTCTCAGACCGGGTAGATTTGACCGGCGGATTGTCGTGAGCATGCCTGATGTAAAGGGCCGGGAAGCCATACTGAAAGTGCACACACGTAAAATGCCGGTTAATGAGAAGGTTAGCCTTGAAAAGGTTGCAAGGAGTACTCCCGGTTTCAGTGGCGCCGACCTCGAAAGCCTTGCCAATGAAGCTGCTCTGAGGGCTGCAAGACGGGGTGCAAACAAAGTAGAGCAGGAGGATTTCGACTATGCGATTGACCGCATCATACTTGGACTGGAACGCAAGAGTATCGTCATCAGCCCCGATCAGAAGAAGTGTACCGCATACCATGAAAGCGGACATGCGGTAGTTGGCATATTTGTTCGTGAATCGGATCCAATACACAAAGTTACAATAGTTCCCAGGGGTATGGCTATGGGCCTGACCAGTTTCCTTCCTTCCGATGACAGATACACCTACACAAAAAGGAAGCTTGACAGTATGCTTGCCACACTGATGGGGGGCAGAGCTTCTGAAATTTGCTTCCTTGATACCCTGAGCACCGGTGCGGGGAATGACCTTGAAAAGGCAACCGAACTTGCGAGGAAGATGGTCTGTGAGTGGGGAATGAGCGATGAACTCGGACCCATCACGCACGGAGAATCGGGAGACACGATCTTCCTTGGAAGGGAATTCAACAAAACCAGGGACTACAGTGAACATACAGCCAGAACGATAGATTCGGAGATCAAGAGGATAGTTGAAGAAGCCTACAGCATAGCTCTTGAAATACTCAATGATAACCGGGACATTGTAGAAAGAATAGCTGAACAACTCCTGGAAAAGGAAACGATCTCCAGCAGAGAGATAAGTGTTTTATTCCAGGAAATCCGCCCTGATATGGATCCTATACCCTCTCTTCAGTCCATTTCGGAGATCAGAGAGACAGCTGATTCTGCAGAAGATGATTCTGAAAAAGAAGAGGAAGTTCATAAAAATGATGGATCTGAAGAAAATAGAGCAGGGAGTGAAGCTGATACTGGAGGGAGTGGGGGAGAACCCTGA